The following are encoded in a window of Novosphingobium sp. ZN18A2 genomic DNA:
- a CDS encoding DEAD/DEAH box helicase, which produces MSFADLGLSDELLKSVEAAGYTEPTPIQAQAIPSVLMMRDLIGIAQTGTGKTASFVLPMIDILAHGRRRALMPRSLILAPTRELAVQVADNFEKYGTNHDLKMALLIGGVQMGDQVKALNEGVDVLIATPGRLMDLFERGKILLTGCELLVIDEADRMLDMGFIPDIETICSKLPAQRQTLLFSATMPPPIKKLADKFLSNPKYIEVARPATANTNIAQHKVFVSNRGKRDALRRLLRSEDARTAIVFCNRKTTVRELNKSLKRHGFASGEIHGDMDQSARLAELDLFKDGKVNILVASDVAARGLDIKGVSHVFNFDTPWHPDDYVHRIGRTGRAGATGRAFTFVAPEDAEAIENVEKLTGGAIPVYQLEGEAAADSGDERKADRKPSRGRKAKDDGKSDGGRDEKTARRSRKAESVEPQDKAERPARPRRDGTKPPANTRPESQDEPGAWNGPVPGFLSVSALN; this is translated from the coding sequence ATGAGCTTTGCCGATCTCGGCCTGTCTGACGAATTGCTGAAATCGGTCGAAGCGGCCGGTTATACCGAGCCGACTCCGATCCAGGCGCAGGCGATCCCCAGCGTCCTGATGATGCGTGACCTTATCGGGATCGCGCAGACCGGCACGGGCAAGACCGCCAGCTTCGTGCTGCCGATGATCGACATCCTGGCCCACGGGCGGCGCCGCGCGCTGATGCCGCGTTCGCTGATCCTTGCCCCCACGCGCGAACTGGCGGTGCAGGTGGCCGACAACTTCGAGAAGTACGGCACCAACCACGACCTGAAGATGGCGCTGCTGATCGGCGGCGTGCAGATGGGCGACCAGGTAAAGGCGCTGAACGAAGGCGTGGACGTGCTGATCGCCACGCCCGGCCGCCTGATGGACCTGTTCGAACGCGGCAAGATCCTGCTGACGGGCTGCGAACTTCTGGTGATCGACGAGGCGGACCGGATGCTCGACATGGGGTTCATCCCCGATATCGAGACGATCTGTTCCAAGCTTCCCGCTCAGCGCCAGACGTTGCTGTTTTCGGCGACGATGCCCCCGCCGATCAAGAAGCTGGCCGACAAGTTCCTGTCGAACCCCAAATATATCGAGGTTGCGCGCCCCGCGACTGCGAACACCAATATCGCCCAGCACAAGGTCTTCGTTTCGAACCGCGGCAAGCGCGATGCGCTGCGCCGTCTGCTGCGCAGCGAAGACGCGCGGACCGCCATCGTGTTCTGCAACCGCAAGACCACGGTGCGTGAGCTGAACAAGAGCCTGAAGCGCCACGGTTTCGCCAGCGGCGAGATTCACGGGGACATGGACCAGTCGGCGCGGCTTGCCGAACTGGACCTGTTCAAGGACGGCAAGGTCAACATCCTTGTCGCGTCGGACGTTGCCGCGCGCGGGCTGGATATCAAGGGCGTGTCCCACGTGTTCAACTTCGACACGCCGTGGCACCCCGATGACTATGTCCACCGCATCGGCCGCACGGGCCGCGCCGGGGCAACCGGCCGCGCGTTTACGTTCGTCGCGCCCGAAGATGCCGAAGCGATCGAGAACGTCGAGAAGCTGACCGGCGGCGCAATCCCCGTCTACCAGCTTGAGGGTGAAGCCGCCGCTGACAGCGGGGACGAGCGCAAGGCGGACAGGAAGCCGTCGCGCGGCCGCAAGGCCAAGGATGACGGCAAAAGCGATGGCGGCAGGGACGAAAAGACCGCCCGCCGTTCGCGCAAGGCGGAATCAGTGGAACCGCAGGACAAGGCTGAGCGCCCGGCCCGTCCGCGTCGCGACGGAACGAAGCCGCCGGCAAACACCCGGCCGGAATCGCAGGACGAACCCGGCGCGTGGAACGGCCCCGTTCCCGGCTTCCTCAGCGTTTCGGCGCTGAACTGA